TTAGGTGAAAAAATGCAGGCCGTCATTTTAGCAGCAGGAGAAGGAAAACGGGTGCGCCCGCTCACGAGGAGCCGACCCAAAGCGATGATCCCGGTAGCAAACCGGCCGATCATCGAGTATGTGATTGAAGCCCTATTGAAAAATGGTATACGCGACATTGTCGTCGTTGTCGGGTACAGAAAAGAGCAGGTAACCCGTTTTTTGAATACACTTGATATACCCATAGAAGTAGTGGTTCAGACCAAGCAGCTGGGCACTGCACACGCCCTGTTATGTGCGGAGTCAAAAATTGTTGGGGATTTTCTCGTCCTGCCGGGGGATAATTACATAGACCCCCAATCAATTGCACATATCAAAGATATTCCCAATGCAATGCTGGTAAAAGAACATCCCAGTCCTTCAAATTTCGGGGTTGTAATGCTGGAAGACGGCTGTGTGACCCAGATTATTGAGAAGCCCGAACATGCCCCCAGCTTCATGGTCAGTACCGGCATTTATTCCCTGAAAAAGGAATTCTTCTCCAAAATTCATGGAAATGACATCACTGACGCGATCTCCCTGATGATAGATGAGGGGGAGCAGGTTCGGGCAATCCCCGCTGATGACTGGCAGGATGCAATCTTTGCATGGGATCTCCTCAAGATGAACCGTCGCCTTTTAAGCACACTTCCTCCCGCACGGGAGGGGGCGGCAAGCAGGCAGACCATCATTCAGGGGGCTGTAAGGATAGGGAAGGGGACATCAATAGGTCCCAATACCCTCATCACCGGGCCGGTTTTTATTGGAAACGATTGCACCATAGGTCCGAACTGTTGCATACAGCCCAACACAAGCATCGGCTCGCGGGTCACCATCGAACCATTCACCTCCATAGGTAACACCCTGATCATGGACGATTCCATGATTGGATCTCATTCCCTGATCAAAGATACTGTACTTGGGGAGCGGTGTACTCTTGCAGATCATACCTCTGCAAGTCCGGCAAGTGGTCTTCTGGAGATTGAAGGTTGCGTGACCCGATCGGAATTCGGAGCAATCTTTGGAGATAACGTGAAAAGCGGATCGTTCTCCCTCTATCATAACTCCATTATCGGAAATAATGTAACTATTGAGGAACAGGGCTGTCTGAAATCCCGGAATATCCCGGACGGCTCTACGGTGATGTAACGTGTGTGGTATTGTCGGATATGTGGGCAGGAGAGAGGCTGCACCCCTGATCGTTGAGGGATTGAAAAAACTCGAGTACAGGGGTTATGACTCATTTGGTGTTGCAACGATCGGAAAGTGCCTTGAATTCGATAAACACAAGGGAAGAATTTCGGAAAATGCCCAATCATCTCTACGGTTAAAAGGAAAGATCGGCATCGGCCACACACGTTGGGCAACCCATGGTATTCCTAATGACGCAAACGCCCATCCGCATATGGATTGCTCAGGTACCATTGCCCTTGTCCACAATGGCATAATTGAAAATTATTCAGAGTTAAAAAAACAACTCAAAGCCCGGGGGCATACGTTTCGTTCGGATACGGATACAGAAGTTGTCGTTCACCTCATAGAGGAGGAATATGGAAAGAAAAAGGATCTCCTTCTTGCAGTGAAGACAGTTGTCCCGAAACTTGAAGGATCCTATGCCCTTCTTGTCATCGCTGATAATGAAGAACAGATGATCGTCGCAAGAAACGCAAGTCCGCTGGTTATTGGAATTGGAGACGGTGAGACTTTTGCTGCATCGGATATGACACCCATACTCGAACATACCGAACGTGCCATATTCCTTGAAGACGGGGATATTGCCACCATCCGCGGGGATAAGATTGCGATATACAACCGGGGAACACGGGTAAAGCGCCCCCTGGAGCTTATTGACTGGTCACTTGAGGATGTAAAAAAAGGCGGGTTTGCACATTATATGCTCAAAGAGATCTACGAACAGCCTCAGGCATTCTATAATACCATCCGTGCCGTAAATTCTGAAACACTTCCGGGATTTGTCCATCATCCCACCTCAATCACCGTTGTAGCCTGTGGCTCCTCATATCATACCGGGCTCATTTTTAAATATCTCCTTGAGGAGTCCTGCAGGGTTCCCGTCCGGCTTGAATTCGCATCGGAATTCAAATATTATCCGCCCCCGGTTGAAGGACTGGTTATTGGTATCACCCAGTCCGGTGAGACAGCTGATACACTCACAGCACTTAAACAGGCAAAAGCACACAACTGCAGGACACTTGCAATAACCAATATATTAGGAAGCAGTGTGAGCCGTATAGCGGATGCAACAATATTCATGCGGGCAGGACCTGAGATCAGCGTAGCTGCAACGAAATCATTTATCGCCCAGCTTGCTGTTCTGATGCAGATCGTCAACAATATCTCCGATAGAAAATGCAATGACATGCTCCTTCATGCCCACCAGGCGATTGAGGAGATCCTGCTGATAGATCTTGCCGAAGCCGTCGCCATCTGCACAGCTGCAAAAGACATCTTTTATGTCGGTCGCGGCCCGTTCTATGCTGTAGCACTCGAAGGGGCGCTAAAGATGAAAGAGATCTCATATATCCATGCCGAGGGATATGCAGCAGGAGAACTCAAACACGGTCCTTTTGCTCTTCTTTCATCCGAAACACCGGTCATTGCACTCTGCATACCGGGGGACACGTATGCGGTTATGGTTTCCAATATCAAAGAGATGAAAGCACGCGGTGCGCCAGTCATTGCCATTGGAAGCGAAGGGGATAGTGAACTGCCCGATATCGTCGATATTTTCATTCCGATTCCCCGCACTACTCCTTATGTGCAGGTGCTCACCAGTCTTGTGGTTCTCCAGCTTCTCGCGTATTATACGGCAGTTGCATTGGGACGGGATGTCGACAAACCCAGAAATCTTGCAAAGAGCGTGACCGTTGAATGATTGAGTATGGCACAAATGTCATTGGCCCCGATGCCCAGATATTCGAACCGGTAACCCTTGGTTTTCCCTCACGGGACAAGATGCAAAAAACCGGTTTTACCGGGACTACAATCGGGAAAAATTCAGTGATCCGCTCAGGTACCATCCTCTATTGCGATGTGGTTATTGGGGATTTTTTTCAGACAGGGCATAATGTTGTGATCCGCGAAGAGACCCGCATAGGTGATCGGGTTTCCATTGGTACAGCAACGGTGATAGATGGCAACACCACCATAGGAAACGATGTTAATCTCCAGAGCCGGGTATACATACCCACCAATACCCGGATAGGAAATCATGTTTTTATCGGTCCGAACGCTATTCTCACCAACGATCGTTATCCACCTACACGCATCGGCGGGCTTGAGGGTCCAGTAATACATGATCGTGCCGCAATCGGAGCGAATGCAACCTTATTACCCGGAGTATGCATCGGAAAGGGTGCACTTGTTGCAGCAGGTGCTGTCGTGACCCGTGATGTCCCCGATCATATGATGGCGATTGGTACTCCGGCAAAGGTCAGGGAATTACCTAAGAAAATAAGACCTGATACCGGGTAAATTGTACAACCAGCAAATCACAGCACAAAGCAAATCACAGCCAAAAAAACTACCGGATACCTCATGAAGATTCTTCTTGTATCAACACAGGATTATATCCACCACCCCATACCTTCACGGCACCACTACATATTCGAAGAGCTGGCCCTCCACCACGAGGTACACGTTGCCCACTTCCATGTCAGCAGGGGAGAAACTCGTCCTACCCGCCTTATCGTAGAAGAGGCGACACAGTTCCCCCTGACCAGTCCTCTTTTACATTATACGTTCAATACTCCGTATCATTTCCACATATTCAACAAAATTATCCGGGAACAGCGTATTGATGTCGTAGTTGCTGCTCATGTGCTTGCCGGCACAGCAGTAATCCATGCAGCAAAAAAATATGATGTTCCGGTCGTATTTGACCTCAAGGACTGGTTCCCGGACTCTGCTGCTGCATATTTTAAAGCCAGATTTATGCAGGAAGCGGTCAGAAGAAGTGTCTGGGCAATCACAAAAAGAAACCTGTCAAACAGTGATAAAATAACAACGGTTTCACCTTCGCTTGTCGAAAAACTCAAAGGATTTGGCTTTTCTGCAGATCTTGTCACAAATGGTGTGGACACAGAAATTTTCAAACCTATGACGGGAGACAAAAAACGAGAAGAACTGGGATTTGGTTCCGATGATTTTATTATCGGTTTTTGTGGGAGTGTGGAACGATGGTATGCCATTGATGAGATGATCAGGGCCCTTCCGGAATTGATCCGTTATCGTCCATCCACAAAAATGCTGGTTGTGGGGAGTTCGCTGTTCACCAGTTACGAGACAGAACTAAAGAAACTTGTCGGGGATCTCGGCATTTCAGAACATGTGGTTTTTACCGGGACCAAACCCTATCACGAACTCCCGAATTATATCGCCTGCATGGATGTCTGCACCATCCCCCTTTCACCCCCCCAATGGGGAGATATTGCACTTCCCAACAAATTCTTTGAATATTCAGCCTGTGGAAAACCTATCCTGATGCGGCCAATTCCCGATGTGTCCCGCATCGGGGGACCTAATTTGTCAGTCTACCGGACGCAGGAAGAGTATATCGCAGAGATTAAGACCTTGATGGATAACCCGGTCAATTTTTCCATCAATCTCGAAAATTATAGTTGGAAAGAGAAATCACGACAGTTCGAGACGATTTTAAAGGCAATCCTCTGATACATTAATCCAAATTTATTAATGATTACAACTTTAAACCAAGTACCCACGAAAGGTTAGCCTTATGGTACAATTTAATTTAAAAAACGGCCGGACGTTTGTGATTATCGGCCTTGTAACCCTGTTCTCACTCTTCGCACTCTGGCTTCGTCTTATTCCTATGTTCATGATGGGGAATACAGATATCCTGATGATGGTCGGAAGTGATGACCCGCTCTATAACCTGCGTCAGGTTGAACAGATGCTTGCCAATAATCTCGCATATGCCTGGTTTGATCCCATGACCCTGTATCCCACGGGTTCGATGATCTACTGGGGGCCTCTCTTCCCCATGATCGTCGCCATAGGCTGCATGATTACGGGTGCAACAACGCGTCCGGAAATCATTGGAGTTGGCCTTGTGATTCCCGCTATCATGGCAGCAGCTATTGTAGCTATTATGTACTGGGTGGGCAAGACCTGCGGGGACTGGAAAACCGGTCTTTTGACATCTGGCTTTTCGGCCATTGTAACCGGACAGTATTTCTACCGTTCTTTATACGGCTATATGGATCACCATATCGCAGAAGTCCTCTTTTCCACCATATTCTGCCTGTTCTATATGTACGCTCTGCTTTCAGAGAAAGAGACAATAACTGATCTGAAAAATATTAACACTTACAAAAAATCAGTCATTTTCTCAGCTTTGGCAGGCATTGCTTACGTGCTTGGCCTCTTTGTGATGCCGACAATGATCCTCTTTGCGATGATTGCGGGAATATTTACCGTAATACAGTTCATCATCGATGTTCACAAAAACCGGACGAGTGAGTATCTTGTCATCATCAACTTCGTTGTATTCGCCATTGCATCACTGGGACTGATTTTATTTGGTTTCAAAGACCACGGCATAGGTCTTTCCACCTACTCAATCGGTCACATCATCGCATATATCGGCCTGATCGTTGGTACGGGTGTGCTCTACCTTATTGCCCGTTACTTAAAAGGAAAAGAATGGTATTTTTATCCCGCTGCACTGCTTGGATGTGGAATTGGTTTTGCCGTGGTACTGTTTATCGTAAGCCCTACCCTGTTTAACCTGCTTATCGGATCTTTCTTCGCGTTCTTCGGGCAGGTTGCAGTTACCAATACGGTTCAGGAAGCACGGGGTTGGGCATTGGATAATGCATGGATGACCTTTAATTACGGCCTCATTCTGATGATTGGCGGGATTCTGGTCATGGCATATAACAACCTGCGGAATGAGCATCCGGAACAGGTATTTGCACTTGTCTGGTCACTCACCATGCTGTTTTCTACCTGGCAGCATGTCAGGTACGAATATTACCTGGCCATAAACGTCGCCCTGCTCTCGGCAGTATGTGTAAGTTTTGTATGGATAAAAGGGCGGAGCGATATTTACCGGCTTGTATCCGGTTTCTCTTCGGATAAAGAGCCGGAAGAGCCAGCGGATGATATCTCCCCCCGAAGTAAAAAACTGAAAAAAACCGCAAAAAAGAGTATGGGGCACCCGCAATCTAATTTCCTGATGGTTGGATTGATTCTGATCATTGCTGGATTGGGTGTTTTATTTGCTTATACGTCAGTTTCATACAGTTATGCCAGTGCCGTAAGCATTCCGACCCAGATGAATCCTGACTGGCGTGAGTCCCTCGACTGGTTGGGGAACAACACACCAGATACCGGAGTAAATTATTACACAATCTTCGATCCAAAGACCTTCAAATACCCGGAAGGATCGTATGGTGTCATGTCCTGGTGGGACTATGGCCATATGATTACCTATATCTCTAAACGTATCCCGAACGCAAATCCATTCCAGCAGGGTGTGGCAGGAGATATGGGGTCTGCTGCCTATTTCATGTCAACATCAGAGGATAACGCAAATAGCATTCTTGATCATCTCGGTACCCGTTACGTAATTACCGATATTGAAATGGACACCGGAAAATTCTGGGCAATGTCAACATGGTATAACAGCTCGGTTGCCACCGCCCCCTACCAGATGACGCTGCTTGCACCCGGGCAGAATGATGCAAATAATTATGAACCCACACTATTGAACAAGGAGCCCTATTATCTTACAACGATATCCCGGCTCCACAATTTTGACGGCTCCATGACCCCCGCTTCAAATATTTACTATGTCGAATATGCTGATCCGGAGATTACCCGGGTCACGCTGCCGGTAATCACAAACGCAAAAGCAATGAATGCCTCTGAAGCAAAACGTCTTGCAGATGAATATAACCTCAAAGCACCTGCCGGGTATCATGCAGCAGCTCTCAGCCCTGCAATAACACTCCCGATAGATACAGTTCCGGCATTGCATCACTACCGTCTCGTCCATGAATCCCCCACCAATGTCTTCAATGCAAAAACGCCGGATGTGAAGTATGTGAAAGTCTTTGAATATGTCAAAGGAGCGCATATAAAGGGTGAGGGAATTATTGAAGTCCCCGTTATCTCCAACACCGGCAGGGAATACACCTACCGACAGGAAAGTATCAACGGTGAATTCATTGTACCCTACTCCACTTCAGGTAATCCATATGATGTCAGGACTACGGGGAAATACCGAGTCATCAGCAGCGGAAAGCAATATGATGTACCGGAATCTGCAGTAATGCAGGGATCCGTTATCCAGTAATCCCGTATTTTTTTTTCTCGTTTTAAAAAGCCAACCCTTTTTTAAAAGATTGGGAATAATAGTACCGAACAGAAATTATGGTCAGGTGTTCCGCGATTACCGGGGATATTTTCTCCCGGCATGAGATCAAAAACCATGATGAGAGCAGTGCCCGCCTGGATGCAGCATGTTCAGGTGTACCTGACGGGATTGCCATCATTGAACCGGGAATTGCACAAGAAGAAGATCTCCTCCGCGTCCATACCCGTTCACACGTCCACATGATCCGCGAGTTTTCCTCCCATGGGGGACAACATTTCATAGACCAGAACACCTATGTCAACGGAGAAACATTCGAAGTCGCTTCCTATGCAGCCGGTGCCACCATTGAGGCTGTGCACCGTTCAATCGAAGGCGAACACAGCTTTGCGCTTGTCCGCCCGCCGGGACACCACGCAGAACCGGACAGGGCGATGGGATTCTGTATTTTTAATAATGCGGCGATTGCAGCATCAGTAGCTCTTGACCGTGTTGACCGTGTCGCCATTATTGACTGGGACCTTCACCACGGCAATGGTACACAGAAGATATTTTATACCGATGACCGGGTGCTCTATTGTTCCATTCACCAGGGTAATATCTTCCCCCATACCGGCTGGGTAGACGAGATCGGTTCAGGGAAAGGCAAAGGATACACCATCAACGCTCCCCTGCGATCGGGATCCGGCATTGCAGATTACCGGTATGTCTTTGAGCGGGTGTTCGTCCCTGCACTTGAACGCTTCAGACCGGATGTAGTGATTATCTCTGCAGGTCAGGATTCACTGTCAGACGACCCAAAAAGCGGTATGTTATTATTTCCCGGGGATTTTGGTACGCTTACCCGGATTGTCCAGGATTCAACGGAACATCCACTCGCTCTTGTTCTTGAAGGGGGATATGGCCCTTCCCATGGGGAAGCAGTCTCCTCAATATTCTCTGCACTCAAAGGATCATCTGATACTCTCGATCCGGTGGGTGAACCCCATAGGACGACACTGGAAATTGTTGCTGCTCTTAGTAAACTGACAACCTGAAACGATGGTCAGGGCACAGAAAAATATTTTTATAGATGAGAAGTTAGTATTCTCCGGTATGTTATCTCAAGAGGTTGTCCAGGGTATGAGAGTGCGATATCCGAGGACGGGGACAACCGGCACCATTCTTCGAATCGAACACGTTCGGGGAGATGTATTTGCCGAGCTGGACAGTACCCATCTCCTGTACCGTATTGACCAGCTGATCCCGGCATCCGGTTCGGATAAAACCACATCAACCATCAGTGAAGACGCAAAAAAAGTCATTGAAAGGGAACGGGCATTTGCTGCGGGAAACGATATGACCGAGGCGTTAAAAAATATCGACCAGAGTTGTGAGGGCGGGGGTTAAGCGACTCCCCCCTCATTGAGATTTGCCTTTTTTAATCCTTTCTTTTTTTGACCTCTGGTTTTGTAATATTCCTGAATAATTTTTTGATCTGCGGGATTGTATTTATGTATCAGGCGCTCTATATGATGATCAGCTATGCGTCTATACTTTGTGGGATCTGAAATCACTTCGGTATCCCATGCGGCGCATAATTAAAGATTCATAATAAGATGGTCAGGTTGACAATCTTTTATAGAGTAAGGAGGTTCGATTTCATTTGCATGATGTGACAGTTCCCAGTGTCAATATCGGAGTTGTGGGTCATGTCGACCATGGCAAAACCACGCTCGTCAATGCGCTTACCGGTACATGGACAGACCGGCACAGCGAGGAGGTGAAGCGGGGTATCTCAATCCGACTCGGATATGCTGACGCGACTTTTTACCGGTGCGATAAGTGTGAAGGAACAGAAGCCTTCTCCACACACCCCGGATGCCCGGCCTGTGGTGGAACCGGCACTCCCTTCCGCTCCATATCATTTGTTGATGCACCCGGGCACGAGACGCTTATGGCGACAATGCTGTCCGGTTCTGCACTGATGGACGGTGCGATGCTCGTCATCGCTGCCAGTGAGAAATGCCCGCAGCCCCAGACAAAAGAACATTTGATGGCACTGGAGCTTGTCGGCATCAAAAATATCGTCATTGTCCAGAGCAAGATCGATGTGGTAAGCCAGAAAGAAGCGATCGATAACTACCACGAGATCAAGGCATTTGTCAAGGGTACCATTGCAGAAAATGCACCCATTGTTCCCGTCTCATCCCAGAAAGGGATCAATATGGGAGCGCTCGTGCAGGCTCTTGACAGTACAATACCTGAGCCGGTACGGGATCCGGATGCAGAACCATTGATGCTGATCGCCCGTTCGTTTGACGTGAATAAACCCGGCTGCAACTGGAAGGATGTGAAAGGCGGCGTTGTCGGGGGGTCTCTTATACGGGGCATCCTCCGAGCAGATGAGAAGATTGAGATCCGCCCCGGCAGACAGGTGCAGGTTGAGAACAAGATCAAATGGATCCCTATCACCACAACGATCACATCCATCAATGCCGGCTCCAAGAATGTGGAAGCGGCGACTCCCGGGGGACTCCTCGGGGTGGGTACAAAGCTCGATCCGGCACTGACCAAGAGCGATGCGCTTGCCGGCCAGGTGCTTGGACACGAGGGCAAACTTCCCCCGGTCTGGGAGAAGATCCGGTGCAGTGTAACCCTGATGGAACGGGTTGTTGGCGCTACAAGCGAGCTTATCATCGAGCCGCTTAAGCACAGCGAACCGTTGATGCTCTCTGTCGGTACCGCAGTAACCGTCGGAGTTGTGAGCAATACCAAGAAAGATCACGTTGAGATTGCGCTGAAGCGGCCTGTATGTGCAGAGATCGGTTCCAGGATCGCTATCAGCCGGCAGGTGGGAGCACGCTGGCGGTTAATCGGGATGGGTGTGCTGGGCGAGTGAAGGTCCTCCTGGACGCCAATGCACTGATGATGCCGGCACAGTTCCAGGTTGATCTCTTTGACGAGCTACGGATGCTCGTCGGAGCATTTGACCCGGTAGTACTCCCCGGAGTATTGCAGGAGCTGAACGGGCTTACCCGGGCAAAAGGCCGGGATGGTGCCGCTGCACGCTGCGGTCTTGCCCTTGCCGAAAAATGCACTATTGCACAGGTCAATGACCTGAAAGCAGGATCGGTTGATGGACAGGTAATCGAATATGCAGCCCAGAATAAGTGCCTGGTAGTAACCAATGACCGGCGCGTAAGAGACGCGTTGTTTGCCCAGGGTATCGGTGTAATTTCATTAAGAAATCAGAAAAAACTGGAGATTTTACGGAGGTAAAAAAATGTATCACAAATTGATGCTTGAGGATAAGGTACGGGTGCCCCCCCAGAGGCTGGGCGAGAAACTCGAAAAAGTGATCCTTGAGGTCCTGCAGGAGCAGCTGGAAGGCAGCATCGATAAGGAGATCGGGATCTTCATCTGCGTAACAAAAGTGCAGGACGTTGGAGAGGGAGAACTCGTTCCCGGAGATGGCGGCGTCTATTACGATGTGAAGTTTGAGGCGATGGTACTCAGGCTAGGATTACAGGAAGTCATCGAAGGCCTGGTTGTTGAAACCACGAGCTTCGGCGCATTCGTGAGCCTCGGCCCCATCGATGCAATGCTTCACGTGAGCCAGATTTCAGACGAGTATATCAATTACGATGAGAAGAACGCCCGGCTCATCTGCCAGGAATCAAAGAGGTTTATTGGCGTCGGCGATGTTGTCCGCGTACGGGTAGTTACCCTCTCTCTGAACGAACGCGAACCACGTGACAGCAAGATCGGCCTGACCATGCGACAGGCTGGACTTGGCACCGCACTCTGGCTCGAAGAAGAGATGAACAAGGAAAAAGAGAAGGCCAACCAGCCTGAAGGCGCAGTAAAGGCACCCGAGAAGGCAAAAGGCAAGAGGAAGGAGCATGCCTCCGGCGAATAAGAAGAAACAGGGAAAGGTCTGCCGTGACTGTCACCGCGTAGTTGACGGTGAGAACTGTGTCATCTGCGGTACCACCAACTTGAGCGAGGACTGGTCCGGTTACCTCGTCATGATTGATCCGGAAAACTCTGAAGTGGCAAAAAGGATGAACATCAAACTTCCGGGCCGCTACGCACTGAAGGTCCGTTGATGCTTACCCTTCCCGAAGAGCACCGTAAGCTCTTCAAGGATCCATTCGGGGAATTGCACCAGAGTATTGAGGAGATCATACCCCTCCTCACCAATAGTACCGTGTATGCTGTGGGAGATGTCGTTACCCACAACCTCCAGAGGAAAGGAATCACCCCCGCGATTGCCGTAATCGATGGGCATACGATGAGGTCCCCGTGCAGCCGGCTACCGGCACTCCGGGGAGAGTGCATAAATGTCAAAAACCCGGCCGGAACTCTCACTGATGAGTTGATCCGCGCACTCACGTATGCGGTTCTCCATCCACCGGTAACCATCAATGTGGATGGGGAAGAAGATCTCGCAGTTATCCCGCTTATCCTCGCAGCTCCCTTAGGGGCAATCGTACTCTATGGCCAACCGAACAAAGGGGTTGTTATGCGCACGGTGAACCGTGAGGCACAACAGACTGCCCGGCATTTCCTTGACCATTTTATACGCTCCGATGCATAAATTCTGATTTTAACCGCAACATGGGCATCTTTCATTTCCCGGCATCGTTTTTACCGGGGGAATTTTTTTCTCCGGAATAGGTCATAGTTTAAATAAACCGGTTTCCAATAATTACAGGATATCGATGGACTTTGAGATCACCAGCGATAAAAGGAATGAGCTTTTATCCAGAAGAGAGGTTCAGTTTACCCTCAAATACGAAGGAGCGACCCCCTCCCGCATGCAGATCATCGGCAAACTCTGCGCACTGCTCAACATAAAGGAGCACCAGGTTACCCTTGACACCCTGCACAGCAGCTTCGGCAAAACTGAAATCAGCGGTTCAGCCCGCATCTACGAGAACGAAGAGATTCGGAACAAAACCGAGCGCCCGCACCT
The sequence above is drawn from the Methanoregula sp. genome and encodes:
- a CDS encoding histone deacetylase; protein product: MVRCSAITGDIFSRHEIKNHDESSARLDAACSGVPDGIAIIEPGIAQEEDLLRVHTRSHVHMIREFSSHGGQHFIDQNTYVNGETFEVASYAAGATIEAVHRSIEGEHSFALVRPPGHHAEPDRAMGFCIFNNAAIAASVALDRVDRVAIIDWDLHHGNGTQKIFYTDDRVLYCSIHQGNIFPHTGWVDEIGSGKGKGYTINAPLRSGSGIADYRYVFERVFVPALERFRPDVVIISAGQDSLSDDPKSGMLLFPGDFGTLTRIVQDSTEHPLALVLEGGYGPSHGEAVSSIFSALKGSSDTLDPVGEPHRTTLEIVAALSKLTT
- a CDS encoding glycosyltransferase is translated as MKILLVSTQDYIHHPIPSRHHYIFEELALHHEVHVAHFHVSRGETRPTRLIVEEATQFPLTSPLLHYTFNTPYHFHIFNKIIREQRIDVVVAAHVLAGTAVIHAAKKYDVPVVFDLKDWFPDSAAAYFKARFMQEAVRRSVWAITKRNLSNSDKITTVSPSLVEKLKGFGFSADLVTNGVDTEIFKPMTGDKKREELGFGSDDFIIGFCGSVERWYAIDEMIRALPELIRYRPSTKMLVVGSSLFTSYETELKKLVGDLGISEHVVFTGTKPYHELPNYIACMDVCTIPLSPPQWGDIALPNKFFEYSACGKPILMRPIPDVSRIGGPNLSVYRTQEEYIAEIKTLMDNPVNFSINLENYSWKEKSRQFETILKAIL
- a CDS encoding DUF2098 domain-containing protein → MLSQEVVQGMRVRYPRTGTTGTILRIEHVRGDVFAELDSTHLLYRIDQLIPASGSDKTTSTISEDAKKVIERERAFAAGNDMTEALKNIDQSCEGGG
- the glmS gene encoding glutamine--fructose-6-phosphate transaminase (isomerizing), whose translation is MCGIVGYVGRREAAPLIVEGLKKLEYRGYDSFGVATIGKCLEFDKHKGRISENAQSSLRLKGKIGIGHTRWATHGIPNDANAHPHMDCSGTIALVHNGIIENYSELKKQLKARGHTFRSDTDTEVVVHLIEEEYGKKKDLLLAVKTVVPKLEGSYALLVIADNEEQMIVARNASPLVIGIGDGETFAASDMTPILEHTERAIFLEDGDIATIRGDKIAIYNRGTRVKRPLELIDWSLEDVKKGGFAHYMLKEIYEQPQAFYNTIRAVNSETLPGFVHHPTSITVVACGSSYHTGLIFKYLLEESCRVPVRLEFASEFKYYPPPVEGLVIGITQSGETADTLTALKQAKAHNCRTLAITNILGSSVSRIADATIFMRAGPEISVAATKSFIAQLAVLMQIVNNISDRKCNDMLLHAHQAIEEILLIDLAEAVAICTAAKDIFYVGRGPFYAVALEGALKMKEISYIHAEGYAAGELKHGPFALLSSETPVIALCIPGDTYAVMVSNIKEMKARGAPVIAIGSEGDSELPDIVDIFIPIPRTTPYVQVLTSLVVLQLLAYYTAVALGRDVDKPRNLAKSVTVE
- a CDS encoding oligosaccharyl transferase, archaeosortase A system-associated, encoding MVQFNLKNGRTFVIIGLVTLFSLFALWLRLIPMFMMGNTDILMMVGSDDPLYNLRQVEQMLANNLAYAWFDPMTLYPTGSMIYWGPLFPMIVAIGCMITGATTRPEIIGVGLVIPAIMAAAIVAIMYWVGKTCGDWKTGLLTSGFSAIVTGQYFYRSLYGYMDHHIAEVLFSTIFCLFYMYALLSEKETITDLKNINTYKKSVIFSALAGIAYVLGLFVMPTMILFAMIAGIFTVIQFIIDVHKNRTSEYLVIINFVVFAIASLGLILFGFKDHGIGLSTYSIGHIIAYIGLIVGTGVLYLIARYLKGKEWYFYPAALLGCGIGFAVVLFIVSPTLFNLLIGSFFAFFGQVAVTNTVQEARGWALDNAWMTFNYGLILMIGGILVMAYNNLRNEHPEQVFALVWSLTMLFSTWQHVRYEYYLAINVALLSAVCVSFVWIKGRSDIYRLVSGFSSDKEPEEPADDISPRSKKLKKTAKKSMGHPQSNFLMVGLILIIAGLGVLFAYTSVSYSYASAVSIPTQMNPDWRESLDWLGNNTPDTGVNYYTIFDPKTFKYPEGSYGVMSWWDYGHMITYISKRIPNANPFQQGVAGDMGSAAYFMSTSEDNANSILDHLGTRYVITDIEMDTGKFWAMSTWYNSSVATAPYQMTLLAPGQNDANNYEPTLLNKEPYYLTTISRLHNFDGSMTPASNIYYVEYADPEITRVTLPVITNAKAMNASEAKRLADEYNLKAPAGYHAAALSPAITLPIDTVPALHHYRLVHESPTNVFNAKTPDVKYVKVFEYVKGAHIKGEGIIEVPVISNTGREYTYRQESINGEFIVPYSTSGNPYDVRTTGKYRVISSGKQYDVPESAVMQGSVIQ
- the glmU gene encoding bifunctional sugar-1-phosphate nucleotidylyltransferase/acetyltransferase, which encodes MQAVILAAGEGKRVRPLTRSRPKAMIPVANRPIIEYVIEALLKNGIRDIVVVVGYRKEQVTRFLNTLDIPIEVVVQTKQLGTAHALLCAESKIVGDFLVLPGDNYIDPQSIAHIKDIPNAMLVKEHPSPSNFGVVMLEDGCVTQIIEKPEHAPSFMVSTGIYSLKKEFFSKIHGNDITDAISLMIDEGEQVRAIPADDWQDAIFAWDLLKMNRRLLSTLPPAREGAASRQTIIQGAVRIGKGTSIGPNTLITGPVFIGNDCTIGPNCCIQPNTSIGSRVTIEPFTSIGNTLIMDDSMIGSHSLIKDTVLGERCTLADHTSASPASGLLEIEGCVTRSEFGAIFGDNVKSGSFSLYHNSIIGNNVTIEEQGCLKSRNIPDGSTVM
- a CDS encoding DapH/DapD/GlmU-related protein, whose amino-acid sequence is MIEYGTNVIGPDAQIFEPVTLGFPSRDKMQKTGFTGTTIGKNSVIRSGTILYCDVVIGDFFQTGHNVVIREETRIGDRVSIGTATVIDGNTTIGNDVNLQSRVYIPTNTRIGNHVFIGPNAILTNDRYPPTRIGGLEGPVIHDRAAIGANATLLPGVCIGKGALVAAGAVVTRDVPDHMMAIGTPAKVRELPKKIRPDTG